A portion of the Tenacibaculum todarodis genome contains these proteins:
- a CDS encoding T9SS type B sorting domain-containing protein, whose translation MKKLLPLIFLFLTFNLFAQKEANIWYFGRNAGIDFSTTPPTALTDGQLNTLEGCSSFSDSNGNLLFYVGAPNSADNRLTVWDKNHNIMNYTNGNIGNNLLGHTSSTQSAMIIPKPESTTIFYLFTVDDGPGSGGAEGMNLYTIDMSLNGGLGQLIDEDGDGDFFEDLSDIRKNDWTEKVAAVRGANCNEFWVVSVVNNTFFSYQVTSSGVNLTPVTSPVSTPAQRRGYLKLSPDGSKLAIANQDSNAMVYSFDNSTGRVSNDGIILLNTGGDGQPYGVEFSIDSKKLYFSTVSSFRQDLSEPEVTYRLFQFDLIATDIPGSKSEIYRNNNGFRGALQLGPDGRIYATIPQAYDDPNGDARFLSVIENPTANATDIIFTQNAIDLGGRTATQGLPPFISSLLLGIELTDTTNNQIISDEIVQYCLTENILIQPEAVTPQTGTTVDYEWTFDDGTTTSIISTTRDLTLNNIQFNNAGEYTLTVTLTDECGNPTKLEGTFTIEVYNNLTPVAPTDINFCDDDGDGLQAFDFQTDLTPTILNGQDPTLVEVVYYPTENDALNNTAPITNPFTPTAFYDGPIWVRVHNQRAPNACNEVYSFNLQITGEPVAQTPDDIVACDGDGTDSVDNDGLYDNFILNTRDAQILGALSETQYTVSYHTSLADAQTSATTNAIDKNTNYQSGNDIIFVRVENVDNVNCNDTSQSFELIVNPLPTPVDVTILQCDDDADLVADINLTLEQENISTNHTNETFEYFTTQAEAIAGTPVIANPIAYNASNGDQVWVRTISTENCYRITTIDIIISFASDVPYNRNFIECDDFLDLDGNDTPGANDDTDGIATFDFSAATSEILGHPSLAGALNLDVKYFETIADRASEINEISDISNHRNNNDPAYANLQTIYAKIINTVNNDCTGLAELTLQTTPVPVANAINPDNEYELCDDFVDADGSNGIIQSFDLESQTAAILGSQDPLAYTITYHESAADATSGANPLASPYTNITRDRQTIYARVSGNGCYFDRYSFDIVVNSLPIANQLNMANTLEVCDDDADGSATNGFVQNIDLETLTTTILGTQDPTNFTVTYHTSYALAQTGAIPITGMYSNTTQGGDTVYVRIVNNTTTCVNDTFNFQVLINAEPLANPDNLVSNLSECDNDADGDDANGFVQSFDLESQIPDILGDPTVQDEDDFNVTFHLTQADATDGSAPQSSPFTNTDINQQTIFVRIENKATGCVNDDLTFDVIVNSLPDFVVTSPQIVCLNNPPLTLTVENPNDVYTYQWFDASGNPLGTAITQDVTVGGDYSVTATTTNGTMCPRTRTITVNESNIATITDDDITIVDDSENNSITINDSNLGEGDYEFALIDENGFTIVNYQDEAFFDGLNGGIYTIHIRDKNGCGVTTHTVPVIEFPKFFTPNNDGIKDVWTIKGTNATFFPINTVVIFNRQGKIINQFNINAYGWDGHYKDKAMPSNNYWFKATLVDAKGITRTRSGYFSLIRR comes from the coding sequence ATGAAGAAACTACTACCTCTTATATTTTTATTTTTAACGTTTAATTTATTTGCTCAAAAAGAAGCCAATATTTGGTATTTTGGAAGAAATGCAGGTATAGATTTCAGTACAACACCTCCAACAGCATTAACAGATGGACAACTTAACACTCTAGAAGGTTGTTCTTCTTTTTCTGATAGTAACGGAAATTTATTATTTTATGTAGGAGCTCCTAACTCAGCAGATAATAGGTTAACTGTTTGGGATAAAAACCATAATATAATGAATTATACTAATGGAAACATTGGTAACAATTTATTAGGTCATACTTCAAGTACCCAATCAGCAATGATTATTCCTAAACCAGAATCAACAACAATCTTTTACTTATTTACTGTTGATGATGGACCAGGCAGTGGTGGTGCAGAAGGAATGAATTTATACACAATAGACATGTCTTTAAACGGTGGTCTAGGGCAATTAATTGACGAAGATGGTGATGGCGATTTTTTTGAAGATTTATCGGACATCAGAAAAAATGATTGGACTGAAAAAGTAGCAGCAGTCAGGGGTGCGAATTGTAATGAATTTTGGGTTGTATCAGTAGTAAACAATACTTTTTTTTCTTACCAAGTAACATCAAGTGGGGTAAATTTAACACCAGTTACTTCACCTGTTTCAACTCCAGCTCAACGTAGAGGTTATTTAAAGTTATCTCCAGATGGCTCAAAATTAGCAATTGCAAATCAAGATAGTAATGCAATGGTATATAGTTTTGATAATAGTACAGGTAGAGTCTCTAATGATGGTATTATTTTATTAAATACAGGTGGAGATGGACAACCCTATGGAGTAGAATTCTCAATTGATTCTAAAAAACTTTATTTCTCTACAGTTTCTTCATTTAGACAAGATTTAAGTGAACCAGAAGTAACCTATAGACTTTTTCAGTTTGATTTAATAGCAACTGATATTCCTGGATCAAAAAGCGAAATTTACAGAAATAATAATGGATTTAGAGGCGCATTACAATTAGGGCCAGATGGTAGAATTTATGCTACAATTCCACAAGCATATGATGACCCAAATGGAGATGCAAGGTTTTTGAGCGTTATTGAAAACCCTACTGCTAATGCAACTGATATTATTTTCACACAAAACGCTATAGATCTAGGGGGTAGAACTGCAACTCAAGGACTTCCTCCTTTTATTTCTTCTTTATTGTTAGGAATAGAGCTTACAGACACTACAAACAACCAAATAATTAGTGATGAGATTGTGCAATATTGTTTGACAGAAAATATTTTAATACAACCAGAAGCGGTTACTCCACAAACAGGTACAACTGTAGATTATGAATGGACTTTTGACGATGGAACAACAACTTCTATAATTTCAACAACTAGAGATTTAACGCTAAATAATATTCAGTTTAATAATGCTGGAGAGTATACCTTAACAGTTACACTTACAGATGAATGTGGAAACCCAACGAAACTTGAAGGTACTTTTACGATTGAAGTTTATAATAATCTTACTCCTGTAGCTCCAACTGACATTAATTTTTGTGATGATGATGGAGATGGCTTACAAGCTTTTGACTTTCAAACAGATCTTACACCAACAATTTTAAATGGTCAAGATCCAACACTTGTTGAAGTTGTTTATTATCCTACCGAAAATGATGCTTTAAACAATACTGCTCCTATAACAAACCCATTTACACCTACTGCTTTTTATGATGGTCCTATTTGGGTTAGAGTACATAATCAAAGAGCTCCAAACGCTTGTAATGAAGTTTATTCTTTCAACTTACAAATTACCGGAGAACCTGTTGCGCAAACTCCAGATGATATTGTTGCTTGTGATGGAGATGGAACTGATAGTGTAGACAATGATGGTTTATATGATAACTTTATTTTGAACACAAGAGATGCACAAATTTTAGGAGCTTTAAGTGAAACCCAATATACAGTTTCATATCACACTTCTTTAGCTGATGCACAAACTAGCGCAACAACAAATGCTATTGATAAAAACACAAATTACCAAAGTGGAAATGATATTATCTTTGTTAGAGTTGAAAACGTAGACAACGTTAATTGTAATGACACTTCTCAATCTTTTGAGTTAATTGTAAATCCTTTACCTACGCCTGTAGATGTTACAATTTTGCAATGTGATGACGATGCAGATTTAGTAGCAGACATTAACTTAACATTAGAGCAAGAAAACATATCTACAAACCATACAAACGAAACATTTGAATATTTTACTACACAAGCAGAAGCAATTGCAGGAACGCCAGTTATTGCAAATCCTATTGCATATAACGCAAGTAATGGAGACCAAGTTTGGGTAAGAACAATATCTACTGAAAATTGTTATAGAATTACAACAATAGACATTATTATTTCTTTTGCTTCAGATGTTCCTTATAACAGAAACTTTATAGAATGTGATGATTTCTTAGATTTAGATGGAAATGATACTCCAGGAGCAAACGATGATACTGATGGCATTGCTACCTTTGATTTTTCTGCTGCCACTTCAGAAATACTTGGACATCCTTCTTTAGCAGGCGCTTTAAATTTAGATGTAAAATATTTTGAAACTATTGCAGATAGAGCTTCAGAAATAAACGAAATCTCTGACATTTCTAATCATAGAAATAATAACGATCCTGCTTATGCTAATTTACAAACCATTTATGCTAAAATTATAAATACGGTTAATAACGATTGTACTGGTCTTGCTGAACTTACTTTACAAACAACTCCGGTTCCAGTAGCAAATGCTATTAATCCTGATAATGAATATGAATTATGTGATGATTTTGTAGATGCAGATGGCTCAAACGGAATTATTCAATCTTTCGATCTAGAAAGCCAAACTGCAGCTATTTTAGGTTCTCAAGATCCTTTAGCTTATACAATAACCTATCATGAATCCGCAGCAGATGCAACTTCTGGAGCTAATCCTTTAGCATCTCCTTACACAAATATTACTAGAGATAGACAAACTATTTATGCACGTGTATCTGGTAATGGTTGTTATTTTGATAGATATAGTTTTGATATTGTTGTAAATTCTCTTCCAATTGCCAATCAATTAAATATGGCAAATACTCTTGAAGTTTGTGATGATGATGCAGATGGCTCAGCTACAAACGGTTTTGTTCAAAATATAGATTTAGAAACGCTAACAACAACAATTTTAGGAACTCAAGACCCAACTAATTTTACGGTTACTTATCATACTTCTTATGCACTTGCACAAACGGGTGCTATTCCAATTACTGGCATGTATTCTAATACAACACAAGGTGGCGATACTGTATATGTGCGTATTGTAAACAATACTACAACCTGTGTTAATGATACTTTTAATTTTCAAGTTCTAATAAATGCAGAACCGCTTGCTAATCCAGATAATTTAGTTTCTAACTTATCTGAATGTGATAACGATGCTGACGGTGATGATGCTAATGGTTTTGTACAAAGTTTTGATTTGGAAAGTCAAATACCAGATATCTTAGGTGATCCAACAGTACAAGATGAAGACGATTTTAATGTAACCTTTCACCTAACGCAGGCAGACGCAACCGATGGAAGTGCTCCACAAAGCTCTCCGTTTACCAATACTGATATAAATCAACAAACAATATTTGTTCGTATTGAAAACAAAGCTACTGGTTGTGTTAATGACGATTTAACTTTTGATGTTATTGTAAATTCTTTACCTGATTTTGTTGTAACATCTCCTCAAATTGTTTGTTTAAACAATCCTCCATTAACATTAACCGTAGAAAATCCAAACGATGTTTATACGTATCAATGGTTTGATGCTAGTGGAAATCCCTTAGGAACAGCTATTACACAAGATGTAACTGTTGGTGGAGATTATAGTGTTACTGCTACAACTACCAATGGAACAATGTGTCCTAGAACAAGAACTATTACTGTTAACGAATCTAATATAGCAACAATAACTGATGATGATATTACTATTGTTGATGATTCTGAAAACAACTCAATAACAATAAACGATAGTAATTTAGGCGAAGGTGATTATGAATTTGCTTTAATTGATGAAAACGGATTTACCATTGTTAATTATCAAGATGAAGCATTTTTTGATGGTCTAAATGGTGGAATTTACACAATTCATATTCGTGATAAAAATGGTTGTGGAGTTACCACACATACAGTTCCTGTTATAGAATTTCCTAAATTCTTTACTCCAAATAACGATGGAATTAAAGATGTTTGGACAATTAAAGGAACTAATGCTACATTTTTCCCAATCAATACAGTTGTTATTTTTAATAGACAGGGGAAAATTATAAATCAGTTTAATATTAACGCTTATGGTTGGGACGGTCATTATAAAGACAAAGCAATGCCATCCAATAATTACTGGTTTAAAGCAACACTTGTAGATGCTAAAGGAATTACCAGAACGCGTTCTGGATACTTCTCTTTGATTAGAAGATAA
- a CDS encoding ABC transporter permease: MFRLLTIEFHKLKHNRASRVLSIIYFGLLTSIALIAAIRFNIFGETIHLADQGIFNFPYIWHFNTYVAATMKFFLLLVIVSMMANEYSNKTLKQNLIDGLSKKEFILSKFYTVIAFALISTIFVFVVSLILGLIYSDYNEIGIIFSDLDYILAFFVKLVGFFSFGLFLGILVKRSAFAVGAMFIWLIIENMFRGFLYYSFRGIKNASESIDPIMQFLPLESMTNLIKEPGSRLGAVRTMAEKVGSGFSKDYSVQFLDIVIVCTWTFIFIYLSYALLKKRDL; the protein is encoded by the coding sequence ATGTTTCGATTACTTACTATAGAATTTCATAAATTAAAACACAACAGAGCAAGTAGAGTTTTGTCTATTATCTATTTCGGATTGCTAACTTCCATAGCATTAATTGCTGCAATACGCTTTAACATTTTTGGAGAAACCATTCATTTAGCTGACCAAGGAATTTTTAATTTTCCGTATATCTGGCATTTCAACACGTACGTTGCAGCAACAATGAAATTCTTTTTATTGCTAGTTATTGTGTCAATGATGGCAAATGAATACAGTAATAAAACATTGAAACAAAACCTTATTGATGGTTTAAGTAAAAAGGAATTCATCTTATCAAAATTCTATACAGTTATTGCTTTTGCTCTAATTTCTACAATTTTTGTTTTTGTAGTTTCATTGATTTTAGGTTTAATTTACTCTGATTATAACGAAATCGGAATCATTTTTTCTGATTTAGATTATATTTTAGCCTTTTTTGTAAAACTAGTTGGTTTTTTCTCTTTCGGATTATTTTTAGGAATTTTAGTAAAAAGATCTGCTTTTGCCGTTGGAGCCATGTTTATTTGGTTAATTATAGAAAACATGTTTAGAGGCTTTTTATACTACTCATTTAGAGGAATAAAAAACGCATCAGAAAGTATAGATCCAATTATGCAATTTCTTCCATTAGAATCTATGACTAATTTAATAAAAGAACCAGGTAGTAGATTAGGTGCTGTAAGAACTATGGCCGAAAAAGTTGGAAGTGGTTTTAGTAAGGATTATTCAGTACAATTTTTAGACATTGTTATAGTTTGCACGTGGACATTTATCTTTATTTACCTCTCATATGCATTGTTAAAAAAGAGAGATTTGTAA
- a CDS encoding ABC transporter ATP-binding protein: METILSLKNLDKKFGQVHAVNNLSFDIQKGNVYGILGPNGSGKSTTLGIILNVVNRTSGDFSWFDGTLSTHEALKKVGAIIERPNFYPYMTATQNLQLICKIKGVSYDKIDEKLKIVNLFERKNSKFKTYSLGMKQRLAIASALLNDPEILILDEPTNGLDPQGIHEIRQIIQEIAGNGTTILLASHLLDEVEKVCSHVVVIRNGVKLYSGRVDEMTASNGLFELKVDGDETALNDILANHPAIGSVKKDHDLIIANLKTEISASELNSFLFQKGISVSHLVKRKPSLEQQFLDLTS, translated from the coding sequence TTGGAAACAATCTTATCTTTAAAAAACCTCGACAAAAAATTTGGACAGGTTCACGCAGTAAACAATCTTTCTTTTGATATTCAGAAAGGAAATGTTTACGGAATCTTAGGGCCTAACGGAAGTGGAAAATCTACAACTTTAGGTATTATTTTAAATGTTGTTAACAGAACTTCAGGAGATTTTTCTTGGTTCGACGGAACGTTATCTACACATGAAGCCTTAAAAAAAGTGGGTGCAATTATAGAGCGACCAAACTTTTATCCATACATGACTGCAACTCAAAACTTGCAATTAATCTGCAAAATTAAAGGTGTTTCTTATGATAAAATTGATGAAAAACTAAAAATTGTAAACCTCTTTGAACGTAAAAACAGCAAGTTTAAAACCTATTCTTTAGGTATGAAACAACGTTTAGCAATAGCATCTGCATTATTAAACGATCCAGAAATTTTAATTTTAGACGAACCAACAAACGGCTTAGACCCACAAGGAATCCATGAAATTAGACAAATAATACAAGAAATTGCAGGTAACGGAACTACCATTTTACTAGCTTCTCACCTACTTGATGAAGTTGAAAAAGTTTGTAGCCACGTTGTTGTTATTAGAAACGGAGTAAAATTATATAGCGGAAGAGTTGATGAAATGACTGCTTCAAACGGTTTATTTGAACTAAAAGTAGATGGAGATGAAACTGCTTTAAATGACATTCTTGCCAATCATCCTGCAATAGGAAGCGTTAAAAAAGACCACGATTTAATTATAGCCAATTTAAAAACAGAAATTTCTGCATCAGAACTAAACAGCTTCTTATTCCAAAAAGGAATTTCAGTTTCGCATTTAGTGAAGCGTAAGCCAAGTTTAGAACAACAGTTCCTAGACTTAACAAGCTAA
- a CDS encoding IS1096 element passenger TnpR family protein — MYKIRVILDTKEDVIRTFLIDKSVTLEKLHTTIAKAFGFGGQEMASFYRTDNEWNQGEEIPLFNMDEIGEGISMATEILHETLTQESDKLIYVYDFLNMWTFYVEVIEISDEIISETKLILTVGEIPSEAPEKEFKAEDLNANSDDDFEDPFDDIDDYDFYQN; from the coding sequence ATGTATAAAATCCGCGTAATTTTAGATACTAAAGAAGACGTAATTCGTACTTTTTTAATTGATAAAAGTGTAACCCTAGAAAAATTACACACAACAATTGCTAAAGCCTTTGGTTTTGGCGGTCAAGAAATGGCGTCTTTTTACAGAACAGATAACGAATGGAACCAAGGCGAAGAAATTCCGTTATTTAATATGGATGAAATTGGAGAAGGTATTTCTATGGCTACAGAAATTTTACACGAAACTCTTACTCAAGAAAGTGATAAGCTAATTTATGTGTACGATTTCTTAAACATGTGGACTTTTTATGTTGAAGTTATTGAGATTTCTGATGAAATAATTTCTGAAACAAAACTTATATTAACTGTTGGAGAAATTCCTTCAGAAGCACCAGAAAAAGAATTTAAAGCCGAAGACTTAAATGCCAATTCGGATGATGATTTTGAAGATCCATTTGATGATATTGACGATTATGATTTTTATCAGAATTAG
- a CDS encoding PaaI family thioesterase → MDTEKNLQKLNSLNKNTLMETLDIEFVAVGKDFLTAKMPVTSKVHQPYGIMHGGATAAIAETVGSCASAFFLNDPSKLINGIELSINHIKSIREGTVFATAKAIHKGRTTHLWEIRVEDEEGNLISICKLTNIILDKK, encoded by the coding sequence ATGGATACAGAAAAAAATCTTCAGAAATTAAATTCATTAAATAAAAATACACTAATGGAAACACTTGATATTGAGTTTGTAGCCGTTGGTAAAGATTTTTTAACTGCAAAAATGCCTGTTACATCTAAAGTGCATCAACCTTACGGAATAATGCATGGTGGCGCAACAGCTGCAATTGCAGAAACTGTTGGAAGTTGTGCTTCTGCTTTCTTCTTAAATGATCCTAGTAAACTTATTAATGGAATTGAACTAAGTATCAATCACATAAAAAGCATACGTGAAGGAACCGTTTTTGCAACGGCAAAAGCAATACACAAAGGTAGAACTACACATCTTTGGGAAATTAGAGTAGAGGATGAGGAAGGAAATCTTATTTCAATTTGTAAGTTGACTAATATTATTTTAGATAAAAAATAA
- a CDS encoding alpha/beta fold hydrolase, producing MLKKILKITGVLFLFLFIGAYWAFVSFTSPNSDEKVLQDFTASRIKPILSIEKFKNFEYRKLTLQKDTVLPTLVFVHGTIGSCLDFSSYMKDSLLQTKVNMISYDRVGYNFEDKNNVQENIAFERDLLEDLVSNLKPEKTILVGYSYGGPITLATKKRFKKIILLAPAVYSKVEPMPWALNLYNWKLTRWLVPSIWQQASKEKLSHKADLENFESDWKSNPNKIVSIHGTGDWIVPYSNSEFLEKQFPAQQFELITIKDASHALVWTNFEFIKEQLLTHID from the coding sequence ATGTTAAAGAAGATTCTTAAAATAACAGGTGTACTGTTTTTGTTCTTATTTATTGGAGCATATTGGGCATTTGTAAGTTTTACTTCTCCTAATTCTGATGAAAAAGTTCTTCAAGATTTTACAGCTAGTAGAATTAAACCTATTCTCTCAATAGAGAAATTTAAAAATTTTGAATACAGAAAACTTACTTTACAGAAAGACACTGTTTTACCAACTTTGGTTTTTGTGCATGGAACTATAGGTTCTTGTTTGGACTTTAGTAGCTATATGAAGGATAGTTTGTTGCAAACTAAAGTAAATATGATTTCTTATGATAGAGTTGGTTATAATTTTGAGGATAAAAATAATGTCCAAGAAAATATAGCTTTTGAACGAGATCTGTTAGAAGATTTAGTGAGTAATTTAAAACCAGAAAAAACTATTTTGGTTGGTTATTCTTACGGTGGCCCAATAACATTAGCCACTAAAAAAAGGTTTAAAAAAATAATTTTATTAGCGCCAGCAGTTTACAGTAAAGTAGAACCAATGCCTTGGGCGTTAAATTTATACAATTGGAAGTTAACGCGTTGGTTGGTGCCGAGCATTTGGCAACAAGCCTCTAAAGAAAAACTCTCTCATAAAGCAGATTTAGAAAATTTTGAAAGTGATTGGAAATCAAATCCAAATAAAATTGTAAGTATACATGGAACTGGAGACTGGATTGTTCCGTATTCTAATTCAGAGTTTTTAGAAAAACAGTTTCCTGCTCAACAGTTTGAATTAATTACCATAAAAGATGCAAGTCATGCATTAGTTTGGACTAATTTTGAATTTATTAAAGAACAACTTTTAACCCATATAGATTGA
- a CDS encoding isochorismate synthase, with the protein MNIFDKIAEQYQQNLPFVAYRKPNETIISSYLQETEELFFADKLTENGFVFAPFEGKEKAVLIPGKSSKFQKEEFCIDEELTFRTQFLDDSSSKENHIKLVEKAINAIENNDFKKVVVSRKELVPLSDFDLITVFKKLLSLYENAMVYVWFHPKVGLWFGATPETLLKVKGNQFETMSLAGTQTYKGNVAVTWQQKEIEEQQFVTDYIADNLKPVVNRLKVAEVETIKAGNLLHLKTKISGELKTNSLELISKLHPTPAVCGLPLEVSRDFILENENYKRSFYTGFLGEINTNSNFYVNLRCMEIVANNACIYIGGGITKNSNPLKEWEETVAKTRVMKKVL; encoded by the coding sequence TTGAATATTTTTGATAAAATAGCTGAGCAATATCAACAAAACTTGCCTTTTGTAGCTTATAGAAAACCTAACGAAACTATTATTTCTTCATATTTACAAGAAACAGAAGAGTTATTTTTTGCTGATAAACTTACTGAAAATGGCTTTGTTTTTGCTCCGTTTGAAGGAAAAGAAAAGGCTGTTTTAATTCCAGGGAAGTCTTCTAAATTTCAAAAAGAAGAGTTTTGTATAGATGAAGAATTAACTTTTAGAACTCAATTTTTAGACGATTCTTCTTCAAAAGAAAACCATATTAAACTAGTTGAAAAGGCTATAAATGCTATTGAAAATAACGATTTTAAAAAAGTAGTTGTATCAAGAAAAGAGTTGGTTCCACTATCCGATTTTGATTTGATTACTGTTTTTAAAAAGTTACTAAGTTTATACGAAAATGCAATGGTGTATGTTTGGTTTCATCCCAAGGTTGGTTTATGGTTTGGAGCTACTCCAGAAACGTTGTTAAAAGTTAAAGGCAATCAGTTTGAAACAATGTCTTTAGCAGGAACACAAACTTATAAAGGAAATGTAGCTGTTACTTGGCAACAAAAAGAAATTGAAGAACAGCAATTTGTTACAGATTATATTGCTGATAACTTAAAGCCAGTTGTAAATAGATTGAAAGTTGCTGAAGTTGAAACGATAAAGGCTGGAAACTTACTGCATTTAAAAACCAAAATTTCGGGAGAACTTAAAACGAATAGTTTAGAACTGATTTCTAAATTACATCCAACTCCTGCAGTTTGTGGCTTACCTTTAGAAGTATCAAGAGATTTTATTTTAGAAAACGAAAATTATAAACGTAGTTTTTACACTGGTTTTCTTGGTGAAATTAATACAAATTCTAATTTCTATGTAAACCTTCGTTGTATGGAAATTGTAGCTAATAATGCATGCATTTATATTGGAGGTGGAATCACAAAAAATAGTAATCCTTTAAAAGAGTGGGAGGAAACCGTTGCTAAAACAAGGGTTATGAAAAAAGTTTTGTAA
- a CDS encoding PUR family DNA/RNA-binding protein, producing the protein MSERVEQEEIFSQVLRAGRRTYFFDVRATKADDYYLTVTESKKFTHDDGSFHYQKHKIYLYKEDFSDFTEMLQKATDFIVNEKGSEVISERHQKDFKKEEETVETTEETTASTESFTDVSFDDI; encoded by the coding sequence ATGAGCGAGAGAGTTGAACAAGAAGAAATCTTTTCACAAGTATTAAGAGCAGGACGTAGAACGTATTTTTTTGATGTTAGAGCAACAAAAGCAGACGACTATTATTTAACAGTAACAGAAAGTAAAAAGTTTACACATGATGATGGATCTTTCCATTATCAAAAACATAAAATTTATTTATATAAAGAAGATTTTTCTGATTTTACAGAAATGCTACAAAAAGCAACTGACTTTATTGTAAATGAAAAAGGTAGCGAAGTAATTAGCGAACGTCACCAAAAAGACTTTAAGAAAGAAGAAGAAACTGTAGAAACTACCGAAGAAACTACTGCTTCTACAGAGAGTTTTACTGATGTTTCTTTTGATGATATTTAA